In Deinococcus proteolyticus MRP, a single genomic region encodes these proteins:
- a CDS encoding outer membrane lipoprotein carrier protein LolA, with protein MKKAFFLSLTAALALLPQAGAQSAGDVLYKVDQMQKSARDLSFRLSGRLVLEGANQNMDVFVKTIPSKDVVRMEFRQPQSLSGDVIVSDRREVRQYWSMSNQITVTPLSRAGARSGLGLDFTQLGSAANLSSNYNVRLLGTSNAGGGRLFKLAATPKGNAQAGTAHVWVTDRGWRPTRIQMYQPGGQLAVDLNVSGFKTNAGITEAQLRALPRGARVVQQ; from the coding sequence GTGAAAAAAGCCTTTTTCCTCTCCCTGACCGCTGCGCTGGCCCTGCTTCCCCAGGCCGGCGCCCAGTCTGCCGGCGACGTGCTGTACAAAGTAGACCAGATGCAGAAAAGTGCCCGCGACCTCTCGTTCCGGCTCTCGGGGCGCCTGGTGCTGGAAGGGGCGAATCAGAACATGGACGTGTTCGTCAAGACCATTCCGAGCAAGGACGTGGTCCGCATGGAATTCCGCCAGCCGCAGAGCCTCAGCGGCGACGTGATCGTCTCTGACCGCCGTGAAGTGCGGCAGTACTGGAGCATGTCCAACCAGATTACCGTGACCCCCCTGAGCCGCGCCGGCGCCCGCTCGGGCCTGGGGCTGGACTTTACCCAGCTGGGCAGCGCCGCCAACCTGAGCAGCAACTACAACGTGCGGCTGCTGGGCACCAGCAATGCCGGCGGCGGCCGCCTGTTCAAGCTGGCCGCCACCCCCAAGGGCAACGCCCAGGCCGGCACCGCGCACGTGTGGGTCACCGACCGGGGCTGGCGCCCCACCCGCATCCAGATGTACCAGCCGGGCGGTCAGCTGGCCGTGGACCTGAACGTAAGCGGCTTCAAGACCAATGCCGGCATCACCGAGGCCCAGCTGCGTGCCCTGCCACGCGGCGCACGTGTGGTGCAGCAGTAA
- the purB gene encoding adenylosuccinate lyase, with amino-acid sequence MIDRYLTPEMKTLWSEANRYRAWLKVELSAMQAQAQTGEVPQSAYDVLLAKSESDPLDEAFAQKVAEIEAVTRHDIVAFTRALTDRYGEEARFIHHGLTSTDVVDTAQNLLLDEALGIIIADTQRMRDVCREQAVRYKHTPTVGRTHGIHAEPMTFGLKFLNWMSALDRDLERLAAARERVQVVMLSGSVGTFAHVSPEIEQKVAEAWGWQPARVTNQTLARDRHAELMTTLAILGTTIEKIAVEIRHLQRSEVREAMEPFGKGQTGSSSMPHKKNPILTENVTGLARLLRGNAMTALENVALWHERDISHSSAERIILPDSTAAASYALRRLTGVLENLVVFPERMLKNLNDLGGLVFSQRVLHALIDEKGMLREDAYGIVQRNALKSWETGEGLRDLLATDPENPLSSEDLDAAFDLQWYLRHVDDIYARFGL; translated from the coding sequence GTGATTGACCGCTACCTCACGCCCGAAATGAAAACCCTCTGGTCGGAAGCCAACCGTTACCGCGCCTGGCTGAAAGTGGAGCTGAGCGCCATGCAGGCGCAGGCGCAGACCGGCGAGGTGCCGCAAAGCGCTTACGACGTGCTGCTTGCCAAGTCGGAAAGTGATCCCCTCGACGAGGCGTTTGCCCAGAAGGTGGCCGAAATTGAGGCCGTGACCCGCCACGACATCGTGGCCTTTACGCGGGCGCTGACAGACCGCTACGGCGAGGAAGCCCGTTTCATTCACCACGGCCTGACCTCCACCGACGTGGTGGACACGGCGCAGAACCTGCTGCTGGACGAGGCGCTGGGCATCATCATCGCGGACACGCAGCGGATGCGCGACGTGTGCCGCGAGCAGGCCGTGCGCTACAAGCACACCCCCACGGTAGGCCGCACCCACGGCATCCACGCCGAGCCGATGACCTTCGGCCTCAAGTTCCTGAACTGGATGTCGGCGCTGGACCGCGACCTGGAGCGCCTGGCTGCCGCCCGTGAGCGCGTGCAGGTGGTGATGCTGAGCGGCAGTGTGGGCACCTTTGCCCATGTCAGCCCCGAAATTGAGCAAAAGGTAGCGGAAGCCTGGGGCTGGCAGCCCGCCCGCGTCACCAACCAGACGCTGGCCCGTGACCGCCACGCCGAGCTGATGACCACCCTGGCGATTCTGGGCACCACCATCGAGAAAATCGCGGTGGAAATCCGCCACCTTCAGCGCTCCGAAGTGCGAGAAGCAATGGAACCTTTCGGCAAGGGGCAGACGGGCAGTTCCTCCATGCCGCACAAGAAAAACCCCATCCTGACCGAGAATGTCACGGGTCTGGCCCGCTTGCTGCGCGGTAACGCCATGACTGCGCTGGAAAACGTGGCGCTGTGGCACGAGCGCGACATCAGCCATTCCAGCGCTGAGCGCATCATCCTGCCCGATTCCACCGCTGCCGCCAGCTACGCTCTGCGCCGCCTGACGGGCGTGCTGGAAAATCTGGTGGTCTTCCCCGAGCGCATGCTGAAGAACCTGAACGACCTCGGCGGTCTGGTATTCAGCCAGCGCGTGCTGCACGCACTGATTGACGAAAAAGGGATGCTGCGTGAAGACGCTTACGGCATCGTGCAGCGTAATGCCCTGAAGTCCTGGGAAACGGGCGAGGGTTTGCGCGACCTGCTGGCCACCGACCCCGAAAACCCCCTGAGCAGCGAGGACCTGGATGCCGCGTTCGACCTGCAGTGGTATCTGCGCCACGTGGACGACATCTACGCCCGCTTCGGGCTGTAA
- the metG gene encoding methionine--tRNA ligase: MTQTDTTKQLFITTAIDYANGVPHIGHVFEKILADAIARYQRLSGRPTHLLLGTDEHGEKILKAAAAQGITAQELVDDLSQRAFRGLWERLGISLDQFVRTTDAQHQQFVQDILQRVYDAGDIYFAEYEGLYSVGSERYVTEKELVEGPDGIKRVPGDKEPPELRREANYFFKMEKYQPWLREYLEAHPDLIQPAGFRNEVLEMLKEPLGDLSISRPKERIPWGVPIPWDPEHVTYVWFDALLAYLSGPVGKGQPENVTGQTWHVIGKDILKPHAIFWPTMLKSAGLPVYDRLVVHSHILAEDGRKMGKSLGNAIDPEQLVQDFPLDAIRYALLREASMGSDTPFGETILVGRLNGELANDLGNLLARSLSMIEKYRGGLIPAAGELGVREQKIVADAQSLPGRVMALVNDFKLNMALDAAMGFVRDLNRYIAESEPWKLAKDEAQAGQLDTVLYTVAEGLRVASVALEGAIPGKAQELRRQLGLGDQSYTLEAAWGLTPAGTRIQSGEVLFPKLEVPEKNTEKNTEKNAEKSSEQGAAQPQQSAGQKPTKSQGDKTMSEAAQAQNTPSTPTEEAQEFITIDDFLKVDLRLAEVLACEPLENADKLLKFTLKVGDEERTILSGIRKWFPEPEQLVGKRVVIVANLAPRKMRGIMSQGMILSAEDEHGDLDMLTVEKPLAGGSQVR; encoded by the coding sequence ATGACCCAAACTGACACCACCAAGCAACTGTTCATTACCACCGCCATCGATTACGCCAACGGCGTGCCGCACATCGGCCACGTCTTCGAGAAAATCCTGGCCGACGCCATCGCCCGTTACCAGCGCCTGTCGGGCCGTCCCACGCACCTGCTGCTCGGCACCGACGAGCACGGCGAAAAGATTCTCAAGGCCGCCGCCGCCCAGGGCATCACCGCGCAGGAACTGGTAGACGACCTCTCGCAGCGGGCGTTTCGGGGCCTGTGGGAGCGTCTGGGAATCAGCCTGGACCAGTTCGTACGCACCACAGACGCGCAGCACCAGCAGTTCGTGCAGGACATCCTGCAGCGGGTGTACGACGCCGGCGACATCTACTTCGCCGAATATGAGGGCCTGTACTCGGTGGGCAGTGAACGCTACGTGACCGAGAAAGAACTGGTAGAAGGCCCCGACGGCATAAAGCGCGTGCCCGGCGACAAAGAGCCGCCCGAGCTGCGCCGCGAAGCCAACTACTTTTTCAAGATGGAAAAGTACCAGCCCTGGCTGCGCGAGTACCTGGAAGCGCACCCGGACCTGATTCAGCCGGCCGGCTTCCGCAACGAAGTGCTGGAAATGCTGAAAGAACCGCTGGGCGACCTGAGCATTTCGCGGCCCAAAGAGCGGATTCCCTGGGGCGTGCCGATTCCCTGGGACCCGGAGCATGTCACCTACGTGTGGTTCGACGCCCTGCTGGCTTATCTCTCGGGGCCGGTGGGCAAGGGACAGCCGGAAAACGTGACCGGGCAGACCTGGCATGTCATCGGCAAGGACATTCTCAAGCCGCACGCCATTTTCTGGCCCACCATGCTCAAGTCGGCCGGGCTGCCGGTGTATGACCGCTTGGTGGTCCACAGTCACATCCTGGCCGAGGACGGCCGCAAGATGGGCAAGTCCCTGGGCAACGCCATCGACCCCGAACAGCTGGTGCAGGACTTCCCCCTGGACGCCATCCGTTACGCCCTGCTGCGCGAGGCCAGCATGGGCAGCGACACTCCTTTTGGAGAGACCATCCTGGTAGGCCGCCTGAACGGCGAACTGGCCAACGACCTGGGCAACCTGCTGGCCCGCAGCCTCAGCATGATTGAGAAGTACCGGGGCGGCTTGATTCCGGCAGCCGGCGAACTGGGCGTGCGCGAGCAGAAGATTGTGGCCGATGCCCAGAGCCTGCCAGGGCGGGTCATGGCGCTGGTGAACGATTTCAAGCTGAACATGGCGCTGGACGCCGCAATGGGCTTCGTGCGCGACCTGAACCGCTATATCGCGGAGAGCGAGCCCTGGAAGCTGGCGAAGGACGAGGCGCAGGCTGGGCAGCTGGATACCGTGCTGTACACCGTGGCCGAGGGCCTGCGGGTGGCGAGCGTGGCGCTGGAAGGGGCCATTCCCGGCAAAGCGCAGGAGCTGCGCCGTCAGCTGGGCCTGGGTGACCAGAGCTACACCCTGGAAGCCGCCTGGGGCCTGACCCCCGCTGGCACCCGCATTCAGTCGGGCGAGGTGCTGTTTCCCAAGCTGGAAGTGCCTGAGAAGAACACTGAGAAAAACACCGAGAAGAACGCCGAAAAGAGCAGCGAGCAGGGCGCGGCCCAGCCCCAGCAGAGCGCCGGCCAGAAACCCACCAAGTCACAGGGAGACAAGACCATGAGCGAAGCGGCCCAGGCCCAGAACACCCCCAGCACTCCCACCGAAGAGGCCCAGGAATTCATCACCATCGACGATTTCCTGAAGGTGGACCTGCGCCTGGCCGAAGTGCTGGCCTGCGAACCGCTGGAAAATGCCGACAAGCTGCTGAAGTTCACCCTCAAGGTAGGGGACGAGGAGCGCACCATCCTGAGCGGCATCCGCAAGTGGTTCCCTGAACCCGAGCAACTGGTGGGCAAGCGCGTGGTGATCGTGGCGAACCTGGCCCCCCGCAAGATGCGCGGCATCATGAGCCAGGGCATGATTCTCAGCGCCGAAGACGAGCACGGCGACCTGGACATGCTGACGGTAGAAAAGCCGTTGGCCGGTGGGTCGCAGGTGCGCTAA
- a CDS encoding chloramphenicol acetyltransferase, which translates to MAVVQPLDLATWPRAATFQHYRAHPCTFNVTAEVDVTALKAAPVPFASALIYVICQAVNALPALRMTLQEGQPGYWEQILPTYTVFRPESQTFAVLWTELGDSYADFQTRFRADAQAHADSPDFYPKGRPPAHAVNISIAPWLGFTAFELTFTGEEDYLLPVFTAGQYREGDGRLWLPLSVRANHAACDGWHVAEFYREVQERVNSFRIEK; encoded by the coding sequence ATGGCTGTTGTTCAGCCGCTTGACCTGGCCACCTGGCCCCGCGCCGCTACCTTTCAGCACTACCGCGCCCATCCCTGCACTTTCAATGTGACGGCGGAGGTGGACGTGACCGCGCTCAAGGCAGCCCCGGTCCCTTTTGCCTCTGCCCTGATTTATGTGATCTGTCAGGCGGTGAACGCCCTGCCTGCGCTGAGAATGACCCTTCAAGAGGGGCAGCCCGGCTACTGGGAACAGATTCTGCCGACCTATACGGTGTTCCGGCCTGAGAGCCAGACGTTTGCGGTGCTGTGGACCGAGCTGGGCGACTCTTACGCAGACTTCCAGACCCGCTTCCGGGCCGACGCGCAGGCCCATGCGGATTCGCCGGACTTCTACCCGAAGGGCAGGCCGCCTGCCCACGCCGTGAACATCTCCATCGCGCCGTGGCTGGGGTTTACGGCCTTTGAACTGACCTTTACTGGCGAGGAAGACTACCTGCTGCCGGTCTTCACTGCAGGCCAGTACCGCGAGGGGGACGGGCGGCTGTGGCTGCCGCTGTCGGTCAGGGCCAACCACGCGGCCTGCGACGGCTGGCATGTGGCCGAGTTCTACCGCGAAGTTCAGGAGCGTGTGAACAGTTTCCGGATAGAGAAGTAA
- a CDS encoding LysM peptidoglycan-binding domain-containing protein, with protein sequence MRPKLLSALQISLYRAVLYQAVLDRVDRFQIDQHRIDRRPVPPHRRVFARVLAALTLLGAAQAQTVTVQPGDTLWSIAQRTGVSVAGLRAANGLSGDTIRAGQQLRLRAPDRAGSAQGVPTHPYTVRRGDTLAGISRRTGISVADLRRANGLGGDFLAAGQRLRVPVRPLPQALPAGQTVKVVYGYVTVQPGQNLRSLAAQYRTTPGDLLAANYLRSGQVYAGQRLRVPKRIPVPQPPRPVAPPVSLHARAPLGIPVRMVRVDLRWPGVLVSPVMPQSGRGARVSTLARQSGADAVINGSYFHPQTYAPAGDLVRSGQLLSWGRIPAALAITPDNRAVITGGTGSPGPKAWRGMETVIATGPRILVGGQIRRTYGTAFRDPAVFGRAARSAVGLSGNRDLFLVSTQARLTPSEMAKVMRQLGAQNALLLDGGSSAGLAWGNRAVMDSVRSVAFGIGVYGNYSGRRYMR encoded by the coding sequence ATGCGGCCCAAGCTCCTTTCTGCACTTCAAATTTCCCTGTACCGAGCTGTCCTGTACCAAGCTGTCCTGGACCGAGTTGACCGCTTCCAGATTGACCAGCACCGGATTGACCGGCGGCCTGTCCCTCCGCACCGCCGCGTCTTTGCCCGCGTGCTGGCGGCCCTGACCCTGCTGGGGGCTGCCCAGGCCCAGACCGTGACGGTGCAGCCCGGGGACACCCTGTGGAGCATCGCGCAGCGGACCGGGGTCAGCGTGGCCGGGTTGCGTGCGGCCAACGGTCTGAGCGGCGACACCATCCGGGCAGGCCAGCAGCTGCGCCTGCGGGCGCCTGACCGTGCCGGCTCTGCCCAGGGTGTGCCTACCCACCCCTACACCGTCCGCCGGGGTGACACCCTGGCAGGCATTTCGCGCCGGACCGGTATCAGCGTGGCCGACCTGCGCCGGGCCAATGGGCTCGGCGGCGATTTCCTGGCCGCTGGGCAGCGCCTGCGGGTGCCGGTCCGGCCGCTGCCTCAAGCGCTCCCGGCAGGGCAGACAGTGAAGGTGGTCTACGGCTACGTGACGGTGCAGCCGGGCCAGAACCTGCGTTCCCTGGCTGCGCAGTACCGCACCACGCCGGGCGACCTGCTGGCGGCCAACTATCTGCGTTCGGGCCAGGTGTATGCGGGTCAGCGCCTGCGTGTGCCCAAGCGGATTCCGGTGCCGCAGCCTCCCCGCCCGGTGGCGCCGCCCGTGTCGCTGCACGCCCGCGCTCCGCTGGGGATTCCGGTGCGGATGGTCCGGGTGGACCTGCGCTGGCCCGGTGTGCTGGTGTCTCCGGTGATGCCGCAGTCCGGGCGGGGCGCCCGCGTGAGCACCCTGGCCCGCCAGAGCGGCGCCGATGCCGTCATCAACGGGTCGTACTTTCATCCGCAGACCTACGCGCCGGCAGGGGACCTGGTCCGCAGCGGGCAGCTGCTCAGCTGGGGGCGGATTCCCGCCGCCCTGGCCATTACGCCCGACAACCGGGCCGTGATTACCGGCGGCACGGGCAGCCCTGGCCCCAAGGCCTGGCGCGGAATGGAAACGGTGATCGCGACGGGTCCGCGCATTCTAGTTGGCGGGCAGATTCGCCGCACCTACGGCACCGCCTTCCGTGACCCGGCGGTCTTTGGGCGGGCGGCGCGCTCCGCCGTGGGCCTGAGCGGCAACCGCGACCTGTTTCTGGTCAGCACGCAGGCCCGGTTGACCCCCAGCGAGATGGCCAAAGTGATGCGGCAGCTGGGCGCACAAAATGCCCTGCTGCTCGACGGCGGCAGTTCGGCGGGGCTGGCCTGGGGCAACCGGGCGGTGATGGACAGCGTGCGCAGCGTGGCGTTCGGGATTGGGGTGTACGGCAACTACTCGGGGCGGCGCTACATGCGCTGA
- a CDS encoding VWA domain-containing protein, which produces MPRPSSLFCLGLLLLAGCAAPARQTAGDAGQVAASAPAAQAQTCTLPADTATLPTRTRAVFVLDTSGSMVGLGDGRADIFAGVKAAIVRYVDERQPQQLELFTFDRGLRSRRSYALPADRAAFDKDMAALQADGNNTYLYRSLKEALPTLVPDSDQLTNVFVLTDGVDNDPSGAVSAAQGLSAFTARGPLDSFHYLALGTQIPADALQAVQSSSYAEARTYPVGQLPDLTGLGSRIQTVRSPDALALNLPDGTPVQLSMPLLPGLSQVSLARKEVRGGSVPLQVLGQIPEGTAGLLCAEPLQAGEAAEGASGAQTAVAQASGPQTAGEFQAQPGGVTRPQLTLLRFALAGTEGLRWLNPGADRTLRPGESVTLRYALSRDVLQKDIAGSGFNTSPAEGLSAELLHERGSRHVGVRVTNTGLAEGQSVPLEWLFPDGAALPLTTVTGAAGSLAGQVPPVADTRPGVVQPAPDSGTPAPAPSGSSAPQVETGPQTAQERRTFSPWPLLLALVLLGAALAAWRAMQRRQVRERASAAPLIAERARASSGEERVRHVTVSQAQPVRPSAAYTPAFEQDVPSIEGLEYSDDRFLCLFGTDGRMGAVNAPSSGAFDVGQVAGVPHLSGLRMERHRAGLRLLRVPADLEVSQGTRLLGPGDVVRPGTLLGLQMAESSRAKSPPLGELSGLGLPLTLTSDGQTLKVVGRYAEHHLGLPGGITDLGDACKAPSLRGLRVTLLNGQVLIADIPARLRLLRPRPRGDVSPNPPLRPGTFLPVGTEVQFKGYEDIQ; this is translated from the coding sequence ATGCCACGACCCTCTTCGCTGTTTTGCCTGGGCCTGCTGCTGCTGGCAGGTTGTGCGGCGCCTGCCCGGCAAACCGCCGGGGACGCCGGGCAGGTGGCTGCGTCCGCCCCCGCCGCGCAGGCCCAGACCTGCACCCTGCCTGCCGATACGGCCACCCTGCCCACCCGCACCCGCGCCGTGTTCGTGCTGGATACCAGCGGCAGCATGGTGGGCCTGGGCGACGGCCGCGCCGATATCTTCGCCGGGGTCAAGGCTGCCATCGTGCGCTATGTGGACGAGCGCCAGCCGCAGCAGCTGGAGCTGTTCACCTTTGACCGGGGCCTGCGTTCACGCCGCAGTTACGCCCTGCCGGCAGACCGCGCCGCTTTCGACAAGGACATGGCAGCGTTGCAGGCGGACGGCAACAACACGTACCTCTACCGCTCGCTGAAAGAGGCGCTGCCCACGCTGGTGCCGGATTCGGACCAGCTGACCAACGTGTTCGTGCTGACCGACGGCGTGGACAACGACCCCAGCGGCGCAGTCAGCGCGGCGCAGGGCCTTTCGGCCTTTACAGCACGCGGGCCGCTGGACAGCTTCCACTACCTGGCGCTGGGCACTCAGATTCCGGCCGACGCCCTGCAGGCGGTGCAGAGCAGCAGCTACGCCGAAGCACGTACCTACCCAGTGGGGCAGCTGCCGGACCTGACCGGGCTGGGCAGCCGCATCCAGACGGTGCGCTCGCCCGATGCGCTGGCCCTGAACCTGCCCGACGGCACCCCGGTGCAGCTGTCCATGCCGCTGCTGCCGGGCCTGAGCCAGGTGTCGCTGGCACGGAAGGAAGTGCGCGGCGGCAGCGTACCGCTGCAGGTGCTCGGCCAGATTCCTGAGGGCACCGCCGGCCTGCTGTGCGCCGAGCCGCTCCAGGCAGGGGAGGCGGCGGAGGGCGCTTCCGGCGCCCAGACTGCCGTCGCCCAGGCGTCCGGCCCCCAGACTGCCGGGGAGTTCCAGGCCCAGCCCGGCGGTGTCACCCGCCCGCAGCTCACGCTGCTGCGCTTTGCCCTGGCCGGCACTGAGGGCCTGCGCTGGCTGAACCCTGGCGCTGACCGTACCCTGCGCCCCGGCGAGTCGGTCACGCTGCGCTACGCCCTGAGCCGGGATGTGCTGCAAAAGGACATTGCTGGCTCAGGCTTCAACACCTCGCCGGCCGAGGGCCTCAGCGCCGAGCTGCTGCATGAGCGCGGCAGCCGCCACGTGGGTGTCCGCGTGACCAACACTGGCCTGGCAGAAGGCCAGTCGGTGCCGTTGGAATGGCTGTTCCCCGACGGCGCGGCGCTGCCGCTGACCACCGTGACGGGCGCCGCCGGGTCGCTGGCCGGACAGGTGCCGCCGGTGGCCGACACCCGCCCCGGCGTGGTGCAGCCGGCTCCGGACTCCGGCACGCCTGCCCCTGCTCCTTCCGGCAGCTCGGCGCCGCAGGTGGAAACAGGTCCGCAAACCGCCCAGGAGCGCCGCACCTTCAGCCCCTGGCCGCTGCTGCTGGCGCTGGTCCTGCTGGGGGCCGCCCTGGCTGCATGGCGCGCCATGCAGCGCCGGCAGGTGCGTGAGCGGGCCAGCGCCGCGCCATTGATTGCCGAGCGGGCGCGGGCAAGCAGCGGGGAAGAGCGGGTGCGCCACGTGACCGTGTCGCAGGCCCAGCCGGTCCGGCCTTCGGCGGCCTACACCCCGGCCTTTGAGCAGGACGTGCCCAGCATCGAGGGCCTGGAGTACTCGGACGACCGCTTCCTGTGCCTGTTCGGCACCGACGGGCGCATGGGCGCGGTCAACGCTCCTAGCAGCGGGGCGTTCGATGTGGGGCAGGTGGCCGGCGTGCCGCACCTCAGCGGCCTACGAATGGAGCGCCACCGCGCCGGCTTGCGGCTGCTGCGGGTGCCGGCGGACCTGGAAGTTTCGCAGGGCACCCGCCTGCTGGGCCCCGGCGACGTGGTGCGCCCCGGCACGCTGCTGGGGTTGCAGATGGCCGAATCCAGCCGCGCCAAGTCGCCGCCGCTGGGCGAACTGAGCGGCCTGGGCCTGCCGCTGACGCTCACCTCCGACGGGCAGACCCTTAAGGTGGTGGGCCGCTACGCCGAGCATCACCTGGGCCTGCCGGGCGGCATCACCGACCTGGGCGACGCCTGCAAGGCGCCCTCGCTGCGGGGCCTGCGGGTCACGCTGCTGAACGGCCAGGTGCTGATTGCCGATATTCCTGCCCGGCTGCGGCTGCTGCGCCCCCGCCCACGCGGCGACGTGTCCCCCAACCCGCCGCTGCGCCCCGGCACTTTCCTACCCGTGGGCACCGAAGTACAGTTCAAGGGATATGAGGACATTCAGTGA
- a CDS encoding DNA topoisomerase subunit B, translating into MTNPNSNYTADSISILKGLEAVRKRPGMYVQGGTGIDGYHQLLTEIIDNAIDEGLAGFANEITVTMHEDGSATVTDNGRGIPVDIMKSEGRSAIEVIFTELHAGGKFGQGAYKVSGGLHGVGSSVVNALSTYLDVTVNKGGQLHHIRFEKGVVTTPLEVLGKTPKDVTWSTKVSFHPDPAVFSEFENLFDYDRIRRRLRELAYLTGLKIVLRDERAVLHAGEVREETFHEQGGIANFAASLVSDSTKLLYDQPIVMRGTSNDVEVEVAFIHANTYSSDNILTYANMIRTRDGGTPLTGFKTAYTRILNKYAKDKNLVKSGNPAPSGDDLLEGIYCVISVKLGDPQFESQAKVKLLNSEAQTAVNAIVGEKFAEFLEENPKVGKTIVEKAAEAARAREAARKARDIVRRSNPLENDDLPGKLADCSSQDPSESELFIVEGNSAGGSAKSGRERRFQAILPLRGKILNVEKAELNKSLKNAEIRSMIAAIGAGVDGSGDQLRFDVEQLRYHKIIIMTDADMDGGHITTLLLTFFFRYMKPVVEQGHLYIAQPPLYRITVGRQKTGEYLYNDDELRQHVARANKEGKKFEIQRFKGLGEMNADQLWETTMNPETRVLKQVAIEDLLVANEIFEDLMGSDVAPRKVFIQENARFAEITV; encoded by the coding sequence ATGACCAACCCCAACAGCAACTACACCGCCGATTCCATCAGCATTCTCAAAGGTCTGGAAGCGGTGCGTAAGCGCCCCGGCATGTACGTGCAGGGCGGCACCGGCATTGACGGTTACCACCAGCTGCTGACCGAAATCATCGACAACGCCATCGACGAGGGCCTGGCCGGCTTCGCCAACGAAATCACCGTGACCATGCACGAGGACGGCAGCGCCACCGTGACCGACAACGGGCGCGGCATTCCCGTAGACATCATGAAGTCCGAAGGCCGCTCGGCCATCGAGGTCATCTTTACCGAGCTGCACGCGGGCGGTAAGTTCGGCCAGGGCGCTTACAAGGTCTCAGGCGGTCTGCACGGTGTGGGTTCCAGCGTGGTGAACGCGCTGAGCACCTACCTGGATGTGACCGTGAACAAGGGCGGGCAGCTGCACCACATCCGCTTCGAGAAGGGCGTGGTGACCACCCCGCTGGAAGTGCTGGGCAAGACGCCCAAGGACGTGACCTGGAGCACCAAGGTCAGCTTCCACCCCGACCCGGCTGTGTTCAGCGAGTTCGAGAACCTGTTCGACTACGACCGCATCCGCCGCCGCCTGCGCGAACTGGCCTACCTGACGGGCCTGAAAATCGTGCTGCGCGACGAGCGTGCCGTGCTGCACGCCGGCGAAGTGCGCGAGGAAACCTTCCATGAGCAGGGCGGCATCGCCAACTTCGCCGCCTCACTGGTGAGCGACAGTACCAAGCTGCTGTACGACCAGCCCATCGTGATGCGCGGCACCAGCAACGACGTGGAAGTGGAAGTGGCCTTTATCCATGCCAACACCTATTCCAGCGACAACATCCTTACCTACGCCAACATGATCCGCACCCGCGACGGCGGCACCCCGCTGACCGGCTTCAAGACGGCCTATACCCGCATCCTGAACAAGTACGCCAAGGACAAGAACCTGGTCAAGAGCGGCAACCCGGCTCCCAGCGGCGACGACCTGCTCGAAGGCATCTACTGCGTCATCAGCGTGAAGCTGGGCGACCCGCAGTTCGAGTCGCAGGCCAAGGTGAAGCTGCTGAACTCCGAAGCCCAGACCGCCGTGAACGCCATCGTGGGCGAGAAGTTCGCGGAGTTTCTGGAAGAAAATCCCAAAGTCGGCAAGACCATCGTGGAAAAAGCTGCCGAGGCCGCCCGCGCCCGCGAGGCCGCCCGCAAGGCCCGCGACATCGTGCGCCGCTCCAATCCCCTTGAAAACGACGATCTGCCCGGCAAGCTGGCCGACTGCTCCAGCCAGGACCCCAGCGAATCGGAGCTGTTTATCGTGGAAGGGAACTCGGCCGGTGGCAGTGCCAAGAGTGGCCGTGAGCGCCGCTTCCAGGCGATTCTGCCCCTGCGCGGCAAGATTCTGAACGTGGAGAAAGCCGAGCTGAACAAGAGCCTCAAGAATGCCGAGATTCGCAGCATGATTGCGGCCATCGGGGCCGGGGTGGACGGCAGCGGCGACCAGCTGCGCTTCGACGTGGAGCAGCTGCGCTACCACAAAATCATCATCATGACCGACGCCGACATGGACGGCGGCCACATCACCACGCTGCTGCTGACGTTCTTCTTCCGCTACATGAAGCCGGTGGTGGAGCAGGGCCACCTGTACATCGCCCAGCCGCCGCTGTACCGCATCACGGTAGGCCGCCAGAAGACCGGCGAATACCTGTACAACGACGACGAACTGCGCCAGCATGTGGCCCGCGCCAACAAGGAAGGCAAGAAGTTCGAAATTCAGCGCTTTAAGGGCCTGGGCGAGATGAACGCCGACCAGCTGTGGGAAACCACCATGAATCCCGAAACGCGGGTGCTCAAGCAAGTCGCGATTGAGGACCTGCTGGTCGCCAACGAGATTTTCGAGGACCTGATGGGCAGCGACGTTGCCCCGCGCAAGGTCTTCATTCAGGAGAACGCCCGCTTCGCGGAAATCACGGTTTGA